In the Oncorhynchus keta strain PuntledgeMale-10-30-2019 chromosome 32, Oket_V2, whole genome shotgun sequence genome, ACCGGCTGCTCCGAGAGCTGCTACTGCTCCGAGATGGCCGACGGCGGGAGGGTGGTGCGCTGCAGCAACATGCACCTGGCGGAGGTGCCGCATGACCTGCCCAATGACACTCGCCGACTTTACCTGGACGGTAACCTCCTTACCACCATCCCCGCCGACGCCTTTGCAGGGCTTCCTTTACTCAACGAGCTGGACCTCTCCCACAATGAGCTAACTCAGATGGAGCCGGGGGCCTTCCGGGGTCTGGTCCCCTCTCTCAAGAGCCTGGACCTGTCCTCTAACAGACTGACCACCCTGGAGCCCGAGGTCCTACGGGGCCTGAGGGCCCAGGCCAACCTCACCCACAACCCCTGGCACTGTGACTGCCGCCTCCAGGTGGCAATGCCCCGGCTGGATCTGGAACCGGTATCACTGGCTGGCGTGGTATGCCACACTTCGGAGCCCAAGGACGTTGGCATAGATACAGGGGTGCCCTTCATCATGGTGGCAGCCGACCTGGACCTGTGCGCAGGGCTCAAGAGAACCACGGACGTGGCCATGCTGGTGACCATGTTCGGCTGGTTCGCCATGGTCATCTCCTACCTGGTGTATTATGTCAGGCACAACCAGGAGGACGCACGGAGACACCTGGAGTACCTCAAGTCCCTTCCCAGCAAACTGGACAGGCCAGAGGAGTCCTCTAAACTCAGCACAGTGGTGTGAGAAGTAAATTACCAGACTTGGGTCAAAATGCATTTTGTCAGGTACTTTCAAATTCTGGAGAAGTGCTTGATTTAGCTTGATTGCTGTGCAAGGCTGTAGAGTTTGCACTTTTGGGGCGATTCTTAGGTAGTAGGTAAGCTAAATCAAGCGCACCTGTAGTATCTGAAAGTATTTGACATATATTTACCTAGGTCAGGTAGAGACACAGGAAATAATAGCCAAACACCTCAAAGGGATCATAAAAGGAATTCACAAACTTGGAAATAGCCCgggatactactgtactgtacaggttTTCACCAGTAATCCATTGGAAACGCAATACCTCGCGGTAACATTTCATTCAAACAAATTCACACTCTTTGATGAATCGTCATGAAATGaagactctctttttttttccCCCACCACATAGCTGTTTGTTATACGAATGAAGGAATTATTTGACACGTTTGTGAATATTCTAAATGTATTTCCAAATCAGTCTGTGTCTTTATGTAAGACACTCTGTATTTGAAAATGATTGAATTCCAACGAGGTATTGAAATGTCGTCAAATGCATAACTATTTCACAATGGACTGCCGAGGGCACCGTTTTGTTATTAATCAGGACGGCACGATGTCATCAAATGTCCCCATATTAGTGATGATACTGTGCTTGGCAGTGTAACAGAGACTGCATTGTTTGACCAGCATCTGCACTCATTGAATGTGGGATCTTTATTTTCTGGATGAGAAGCCCCATGTAATCATCAAACATCTTACCAGAAAGAATAAAATCATGAAATGCTCCTTCCTTTTTTTATTTTGGCCACAATACCATATTTTCTTTCCACAGTTGTATTGCATGTAATATTTCATTTCTCACAAAGTCCGCCTGAACATGTCACCTTTTCATTTATTTTAAATGAACAATGTGTTCATTATATTGAATTATGATATTTGACAGACCGTAGTGCACGATGGCAAAAGTAGTTTAGAAATATGAATTGCGCAACTTCAATCAGTGGGTCCAACAAGTAATtgtaaaaaaacgtttttttctttcttttttttcttttcttttttttttcttttctaaGTTTAAAAAGATTTCACTGTCTGAAGTGTTATTTGAATTTCCTCCAAGCCTCATGAATTCCTTTGATCTCACTAATGGGTATGTCTTTTAGAACTATGAATCTGCTTTCGGGACAGACTGCACTGAATATGacttctgtcacacacacacacacacacgacagccACAATGCACACGGTAAAACTCCACACCCTCAGGCTGAAATAAAAATGATATAGATTTGATCCTTGCTCACCGTTTGGAAACTGGGCCTGCCGATGGGATCCCCCCCTGGCCTCCCACATCATGACGTAGGATGGGAATCAATACAGAATGGTGTTTCTCCTGTCCTACTGGAACTATTAAAACCCTGCCCCTTGACCGTGGTACAGTATCTAGCCACAGTCTGTCCTCTTTCTGTCTTATCTTAAGTGCTCATTTGTGGAGGATGAGAAAATGGgggtagcctctctctctctctctctctctctctctctcctctcacccttgCATTTATCTGTCACACAACCAATCTGATACTGAGCCCTGAGGGTCAATcatgcacacgcacatgcacacacaaataaATATAGTTGACATAATTATACAGTATAGCCTGTTCGGTCTTAAAAATGTCAGTCATGACACGGATACATTGCCCTACATTGCCCTACAGCCCTCATTAGCATGTGTTTATGTGCATGGACAAATGGACTCAGTCACATTACCATACACATTGCAGTAGGAGAATGTCTGTACATGAGTGCTATGTAAGCAATAAGCCACGGGGGAGGGGGGTGTATGGCCAATATCCCACGggtaagggctgttcttacgcacaaCGCAACACAGAGTGTCCTGAATGTAAGGCGGGCTTGATAGGTGACATTCAAACCGTGTCCTGGATGTAAGGCAGGCTTCCTGGATGTAAGGCAGGCTTGATAGGTGACATTCAAACAGTGTCCTGGATGTAAGGCAGGCTTGATAGGTGACATTCAAACAGTGTCCTGGATGTAAGGCAGGCTTGATATAGGTGACATTCAAACAGTGTCCTGGATGTAAGGCAGGCTTGATAGGTGACATTCAAACAGTGTCCTGGATGTAAGGCAGGCTTGATATAGGTGACATTCAAACAGTGTCCTGGATGTAAGGCAGGCTTGATAGGTGACATTCAAACAGTGTCCTGGATGTAAGGCAGGCTTGATATAGGTGACATTAAACCAGTGTCCTGGATGTAAGACAGGCTTGATAGGTGACATTCAAACAGTGTCCTGGATGAGGCAGGCTTGATAGGTGACGTTCAAACAGTGTCCTGGATGTAAGGCAGGCTTGATTGGTGACATTCAAACAGTGTCCTGGATTTAAGGCAGGCTTGATAGGTGTCATTAAACCAGTGTCCTGGATGTAAGGCAGGCTTGATAGGTGTCATTAAACCAGTGTCCTGGATGTAAGGCAGGCTTGATAGGTGTCATTCAAACAGTGTCCTGGATGTAAGGCAGGCTTGATATAGGTGACATTAAACCAGTGTCCTGGATGTAAGACAGGCTTGATAGGTGACATTCAAACAGTGTCCTGGATTTAAGGCAGGCTTGATAGGTGTCATTAAACCAGTGTCCTGGATGTAAGGCAGGCTTGATAGGTGACATTCAAACAGTGTCCTGGATGTAAGGCAGGCTTGATAGGTGACATTCAAACAGTGTCCAGGTGTCTGAGAACATCCCTGTTGTAATTGTAGGTGGAGGGAACAAGTCCTCTCAGTCCATGTCCCTGAATGAGCTTTGGAGTTTCACTGATTACTTCTGCAATGCAACACTCGCTCCATTGTTTACAAAAGGTAGAGAATACGCAGCAGAGAGAATGAAGCTTTGGTTTCAGGCTCCTGATTAGATCTCAGAACagttgttctctgtctctctcatttcctAAATTGTCTTGTGTTTGCTTGATTTCACCTCTGCAATCAAGTCCACTAATTTCTTCCAATTTCAATCTC is a window encoding:
- the LOC118364725 gene encoding leucine-rich repeat-containing protein 3B-like, whose protein sequence is MVQGRCPSRRVCLYPTMPLLAEWLLCHSLVACLLLHSLALGATTAGLHGANTGCSESCYCSEMADGGRVVRCSNMHLAEVPHDLPNDTRRLYLDGNLLTTIPADAFAGLPLLNELDLSHNELTQMEPGAFRGLVPSLKSLDLSSNRLTTLEPEVLRGLRAQANLTHNPWHCDCRLQVAMPRLDLEPVSLAGVVCHTSEPKDVGIDTGVPFIMVAADLDLCAGLKRTTDVAMLVTMFGWFAMVISYLVYYVRHNQEDARRHLEYLKSLPSKLDRPEESSKLSTVV